One part of the Anopheles coustani chromosome 2, idAnoCousDA_361_x.2, whole genome shotgun sequence genome encodes these proteins:
- the LOC131261977 gene encoding MPN domain-containing protein CG4751, producing MSTKASEEESSSHLDESDIADEFIDDDGDKPGYFPGKTVTLQMLLGANVLQPGKGAMTIEYLGQKFVGDLMADGKIKSQETETIFCSPSAWAIYCKRIINPDKKSGCGWASVKYKGRKLDAYKAAYYRKQQKERDQKDDTIVEDPVEEIEEDKTAMEPPPVRRNIVSHNTISNRNIMHDSNTLIEAVPFTSIGKMQPFLVTVSTSTLLVMDFHCHLTNHEVCGYLGGTWDINAHNLSITHAFPCRNTRHDRDKAALCELQIQKLMIKKNINLVGWYHSHPRFPVQPTLRDCDAQLDYQIRMRGPTEASYIPCIGFICSPYDDQNSALESNVMSFWVMPPPENRPAEYGRPMLMSYTLVQDETLSEDVKEEMMLTVDYYKQFKRELINFQSIYANEVPYIEKLRKSLSPRFPRDSTSGHFWNWVRELLGLDPEEIPEVVVIPDPPPPPPPVPLDDGGKHDDVTIVSQTAGPQVQPQVVNLVNSAEESSIGGEAKNEEDFDGASEMGDSDVISLKDDDGKPSGPSIAVPSLQAQLKRPSGLNMTPSPLSSSLVVLPTNLTGQPTTGVSNNGSAVPNPMPTATNLSMNNTSGGQMIINNHQQQQHHQQQQQQQHQTPMALVGGPTLAATNTSSPRDSPITIPSNSASPAKFEIPVRASPSPAKSDTSSCRSRTRNSPAPSPGKLSIGDFLGSAATAGNRGSPTLSSLIGSMGAGGQAGGGSSSGGAGGVPSNIHDLYAATFASLGSALPSNLLSQDYAALFGQAGAGQGGGKGQRGGDEYGLSALTALAQVAAASGLSNSQINETLLHSLNRSISSKGGGGGGSTATSVAPASSTITSNSGTSAGAGSGLPPIPNMKEFMQQLEKGNLSMLMQSQYGNPLVGMAGLTSSPGGGNATSGGGNPNPTGKSGSGRSSSKSSRSKANQLAQQQQAAAAAAAAVAAQQQLQQAQQALLQHQSMMEYADFSAKFDQGKLADLMKSPEYSQMLLQQAQALGSLGSEISIIKKPSGGGKGGSNASKDLSMGGGSSSSSSSAATSAAAKKEAASEFVAKLRAVFSTDAYLPPVPTTADINLLVEQSQKYPVVQQILNSGNLDDIQVLLKAQSLSNNSLDFAAFLPVAGGGGGSGGGTNGSSGGTMTSGLGALGMLDGSSSGKSSSNSKGGGNNSNSVGNNSHKGGDAQGEMAAAAAAAAAMNPYLAVPNLSALFEPIQQQQQQQQQRGGGGKSGGKGDKASKAAAAAAAAAAAAAVSSASGMPNPSDMLSSLFTSGGAGGPGAADMNALLYSQAAAAAAAAGGKGAADLNLLFGGATAAAAGTTSSPSGAPPPCSGGSAAGGGKGSGPLDYLSMFPNFSAAAAAATKLPDMSSLFASAQDKYEIPDPLSKATLEANNMYLAPSASLLKLHQEAFNSMLMKPPKSSSSSTTSSSTGKIETPPPQTSSAAGSSGVAQGASIIASPGSRSTPTKSASRESPSLGTTGTGASGGGSGSGGGGNSKYNFSAVDLAVSSVVPLAASSPLGAAAAADLSRKTLQTPPVDMSRSSPVIPGTTSTSMASPLIGGAGTTPPPGSSSSSILPPYKKRMEFASIADLVAAPPAKMPKMSSENLDP from the exons ATGTCAACAAAAGCAAGCGAAGAAGAATCGTCCTCCCATTTGGATGAGAGCGATATTGCGGACGAGTTTATTGATGAT GACGGGGATAAACCAGGATACTTTCCTGGGAAAACGGTCACCCTGCAAATGCTGCTCGGTGCGAACGTTCTGCAACCCGGCAAGGGTGCCATGACAATAGAATATCTC GGACAAAAGTTCGTTGGTGATCTGATGGCCGAtggtaaaattaaatcacaGGAGACGGAAACCATCTTCTGCTCGCCGAGTGCCTGGGCGATCTACTGCAAGCGCATCATCAACCCGGACAAAAAGTCCGGCTGCGGATGGGCCTCGGTGAAGTACAAGGGACGCAAGCTGGACGCGTACAAGGCGGCCTACTACCGGAAGCAACAGAAGGAACGCGATCAAAAGGACGACACTATAGTGGAAG ATCCAGTGGAAGAAATTGAGGAGGATAAGACGGCGATGGAACCGCCTCCGGTTCGGCGCAATATCGTGTCGCACAATACGATAAGCAATCGTAATATTATGCA CGACTCAAACACCCTCATCGAAGCGGTTCCGTTTACCTCGATCGGTAAGATGCAACCGTTCCTCGTGACGGTAAGCACCTCCACGCTGCTCGTCATGGATTTTCACTGCCATCTGACCAACCACGAGGTGTGCGGGTATCTAGGTGGCACCTGGGACATCAACGCGCACAATCTATCCATAACGCACGCCTTCCCGTGCCGGAACACGCGGCACGATCGCGATAAGGCGGCCCTTTGCGAGCTGCAGATCCAGAAGCTGATGATAAAGAAGAATATCAACCTGGTCGGTTGGTACCATTCGCATCCGCGGTTCCCGGTGCAGCCGACGTTGCGTGATTGCGATGCCCAACTAGATTACCAGATTCGTATGCGCGGACCGACCGAGGCTTCCTACATTCCATGCATTGGGTTCATATGCT CTCCATACGACGACCAGAACAGTGCGCTCGAGTCGAACGTAATGTCGTTCTGGGTGATGCCACCGCCGGAGAACCGTCCGGCCGAGTACGGCCGACCGATGCTGATGTCGTACACGCTCGTCCAGGACGAGACGCTGTCGGAGGACGTGAAGGAGGAGATGATGCTGACCGTCGACTACTACAAGCAATTCAAGCGCGAGCTAATCAACTTCCAGTCAATTTACGCCAACGAGGTACCGTACATTGAGAAGCTGCGCAAATCACTTAGCCCGCGGTTCCCGCGTGACTCCACTTCCGGGCACTTTTGGAATTGGGTGCGCGAGCTGCTGGGCCTGGACCCGGAGGAGATACCGGAGGTGGTGGTCATCCCggacccaccaccaccaccacctcccgtCCCACTGGACGACGGGGGAAAGCACGACGACGTGACGATCGTATCGCAAACGGCGGGACCACAAGTGCAGCCTCAGGTGGTCAACCTCGTGAACAGCGCCGAAGAGAGCAGCATCGGTGGGGAGGCGAAGAACGAGGAGGACTTTGATGGTGCGTCGGAGATGGGCGATTCGGACGTAATCTCGTTGAAGGATGACGATGGCAAACCGTCCGGTCCGTCGATCGCGGTGCCGAGTTTGCAGGCGCAGCTGAAGCGACCGTCCGGCTTGAACATGACTCCATCGCCCTTGTCCAGCTCGTTGGTGGTGTTGCCAACCAACTTGACGGGCCAACCGACGACGGGCGTTTCGAACAACGGCAGTGCCGTTCCGAATCCGATGCCGACGGCTACTAATCTGTCCATGAACAATACCAGCGGGGGCCAGATGATAATCAACAAccatcaacaacagcagcaccatcagcagcagcagcagcagcagcatcagacCCCGATGGCCCTCGTTGGAGGACCTACGCTGGCGGCTACCAATACATCGTCCCCGCGCGATAGCCCCATCACGATTCCCTCGAATTCGGCCAGCCCGGCCAAGTTCGAGATTCCTGTGCGTGCGAGCCCATCGCCCGCCAAGTCGGACACCTCGTCGTGCCGCAGCCGCACCCGCAACTCCCCGGCACCGAGCCCCGGCAAGCTTTCGATCGGTGACTTCTTGGGAAGTGCGGCGACGGCAGGAAACCGAGGAAGCCCCACGCTAAGTTCCCTCATTGGAAGTATGGGAGCCGGTGGGCAGGCCGGCGGAGGATCATCCAGCGGCGGGGCCGGAGGTGTCCCGTCGAACATTCACGATCTTTACGCGGCCACATTCGCTTCGCTCGGCAGTGCGCTTCCTTCGAATCTGCTCTCGCAGGACTATGCCGCTCTGTTTGGTCAAGCCGGTGCGGGCCAGGGCGGTGGAAAGGGACAGCGTGGTGGTGACGAGTACGGACTGTCGGCACTGACCGCCCTGGCCCAGGTGGCGGCCGCTTCGGGGTTGTCCAACTCGCAGATCAATGAGACGCTACTGCATAGCCTTAACCGGAGCATATCGTCgaagggtggtggtgggggtggcAGTACGGCCACCTCAGTGGCACCGGCGTCGTCCACCATCACGTCGAACAGTGGCACGTCGGCGGGCGCCGGTTCGGGACTTCCACCGATTCCGAACATGAAGGAATTCATGCAGCAGCTCGAGAAGGGAAATCTAAGCATGCTGATGCAATCGCAGTACGGAAACCCCTTGGTGGGGATGGCCGGACTGACGTCAAGCCCGGGAGGTGGAAATGCGACGAGCGGGGGTGGTAATCCAAACCCAACCGGAAAGTCCGGTTCGGGCCGCTCATCCAGTAAATCGTCCCGCTCGAAGGCGAACCAGTTggcccaacagcagcaggcgGCGGCCGCAGCGGCCGCAGCCGTGGCCGCtcagcagcagctccagcagGCCCAGCAAGCCCTCCTGCAGCACCAATCGATGATGGAGTACGCCGACTTTTCGGCCAAGTTCGACCAGGGCAAGTTGGCCGACCTGATGAAGTCGCCCGAGTACAGCCAGATGTTGCTCCAGCAGGCGCAAGCCCTCGGCAGCTTGGGCAGCGAGATTTCGATCATCAAAAAACCCAGTGGTGGCGGAAAAGGCGGCTCGAACGCGTCGAAAGACCTCTCCATGGGGGGtggctcctcctcctcctcctcttcggcCGCGACGTCAGCGGCGGCGAAAAAGGAGGCCGCCAGTGAGTTCGTGGCGAAACTGCGAGCCGTCTTCTCGACCGACGCGTACCTACCGCCCGTCCCGACGACGGCCGACATCAATCTGCTGGTGGAGCAGTCGCAGAAGTACCCGGTCGTGCAGCAGATCCTGAACTCGGGCAACCTGGACGATATCCAGGTGCTGCTGAAGGCGCAATCGCTGTCGAACAACTCGCTCGATTTTGCCGCCTTCCTTCCGGTAGCAGGCGGCGGTGGGGGATCGGGAGGCGGAACGAACGGAAGTAGCGGCGGAACCATGACGTCCGGGCTCGGCGCCCTCGGCATGCTCGATGGGTCGTCCTCGGGTAAATCGTCGTCGAATTCGAAGGGAGGTGGGAATAATAGCAACAGCGTGGGTAACAACTCCCACAAGGGAGGGGATGCGCAGGGGGAGATGGCAGCTGCGGCCGCGGCAGCCGCTGCCATGAACCCCTACCTGGCCGTCCCGAACCTTTCCGCCCTCTTCGAACCgatccagcagcaacaacagcaacaacaacaacgcggAGGTGGAGGTAAATCGGGCGGTAAAGGTGATAAGGCGTCGAAGGCGgctgcagcggcggcggcggcagcagcggccGCGGCCGTCAGTAGCGCCTCCGGCATGCCCAACCCATCCGATATGCTCAGCAGTCTGTTCACGTCCGGCGGGGCCGGTGGTCCCGGTGCGGCCGACATGAACGCCCTTCTCTATAGCCAAGCGGCGGCCGCGGCGGCTGCAGCTGGCGGCAAAGGGGCTGCCGATTTGAACCTTCTCTTCGGTGGAGCgactgccgccgccgccggcacGACATCCTCGCCCTCGGGTGCTCCCCCGCCGTGTTCCGGCGGTTCGGCAGCCGGTGGTGGAAAAGGGTCCGGACCTCTCGATTACCTTTCGATGTTCCCGAACTTTTCGGCCGCGGCCGCTGCCGCCACCAAGCTGCCCGACATGTCGTCGCTGTTTGCGTCCGCGCAGGATAAGTACGAAATCCCGGATCCCCTCTCGAAGGCGACGCTCGAGGCGAACAACATGTACCTCGCCCCGTCCGCCTCGCTGCTCAAGCTGCACCAGGAAGCGTTCAACTCGATGCTGATGAAGCCACCGAaatcgtcctcctcctcgacGACGTCCTCGTCGACGGGTAAGATCGAAACCCCACCACCGCAAACCTCGTCCGCCGCCGGATCATCCGGCGTGGCGCAGGGTGCGTCGATCATCGCTTCACCCGGCTCGCGCTCTACACCCACCAAGTCGGCCAGCCGTGAGAGTCCATCACTTGGCACCACGGGAACCGGAGCCagcggtggtggtagtggtagtggtggtggtggcaacTCCAAGTACAACTTTTCCGCCGTCGATCTTGCCGTATCCAGCGTGGTTCCGCTCGCGGCCAGCTCACCACTcggtgccgccgccgccgccgaccTCTCGCGGAAGACGCTGCAAACACCACCGGTCGATATGTCCCGCTCGTCGCCGGTCATCCCCGGCACGACCTCGACGTCCATGGCGTCCCCGTTGATTGGAGGTGCCGGCACTACGCCACCGCCCGGCTCTTCCTCGTCCTCGATTCTACCGCCGTACAAGAAGCGCATGGAGTTTGCGTCGATCGCTGACCTCGTCGCGGCACCGCCCGCTAAGATGCCCAAGATGTCGTCCGAGAATCTCGACCCGTGA